The Paraburkholderia dioscoreae DNA window CTCGGCCCGGTCGTCGAGCATCTGATCATGGTCGCGGGACATTGACTGAGAGGACAGCATGAGCAACGGACTTCAACCGCCGGTTCATCAGCCCGGCAACATCGGTCAGGCACGCAATGCCGCACGCTCGATGTTCGACCCCGCGATTGCCCGGCCGGCTCTCGTCGATTCGTTCAGGAAGCTCGCACCGCGGCACCAGTTGCGCAACCCGGTGATGTTTTGCGTCTACGTCGGCAGCATTCTGACGACCGTGCTCTGGATCGCCGCGCTCGGCGGCCAGGCCGAGGCGGCCGCCGGGTTCATTCTCGCCATCGCGTTGTGGCTGTGGTTCACGGTGCTGTTCGCCAACTTCGCGGAAGCGCTGGCCGAGGGGCGCTCGAAAGCGCAGGCGGCGTCGCTGCGCGGCGCGAAGCGCGACGTGATGGCGAAGAAGCTGCAGGACACCCACCCCAAGTCGCCGATCCGCGTCACGACGGCGACCGATCTGCGTAAAGGCGACATCGTGCTGGTGGAAAGCGGCGACGTGATCCCGGCGGACGGCGAAGTGATCGAAGGCGTGGCATCGGTCGACGAATCGGCGATCACGGGCGAATCCGCGCCCGTGATCCGCGAGTCGGGCGGCGACTTTTCGTCGGTGACGGGCGGCACGCGCGTGCTGTCGGACTGGATCGTGGTGCGGGTCAGCGTGAATCCCGGCGAGGCGTTTCTCGACCGGATGATCGCGATGGTGGAAGGCGCGAAGCGTCAGAAGACGCCGAATGAAATCGCCCTGACCATTTTGCTGGTCGCGCTGACGCTCGTGCTGCTGTTCGCCACGGCGACGTTGCTGCCGTTCTCGATGTTCTCGGTCGAAGCCGCGAAAGCGGGCCACGTGGTGACGATTACCGCGCTGGTCGCGCTGCTGGTGTGCCTGATCCCGACCACCATCGGCGGCTTGCTGTCGGCGATCGGCGTGGCCGGCATGAGCCGCATGATGCAGGCCAATGTGATCGCCACGTCAGGCCGCGCGGTGGAAGCGGCCGGCGACGTCGACGTGCTGCTGCTCGACAAGACCGGCACTATCACGCTCGGCAACCGTCAGGCGTCGGCTTTCACGCCGGCACCCGGCATTAGCGAGGAAATGCTCGCCGATGCCGCGCAGCTCTCGTCGCTCGCCGACGAAACGCCGGAAGGCCGCAGCATCGTCGTGCTGGCAAAGCAACGCTTCAATATCCGCGAACGCGATATGCACGCGCTGCAGGCCACCTTTCTTGCGTTCAGCGCGCAGTCGCGCATGAGCGGTGTGGATTTGCCCGACCGTCAGATCCGCAAAGGCGCGGCGGATGCGATCAGGAATTACGTCGAAGCGCACGGCGGCCGCTTTCCGCCTGAGTTGACCGCGGCGGTGACGGACATCGCGCGGCGCGGCAGCACGCCGCTCGTGGTCGCGCAGCAAAGCTCGGCCGAGAGCGGGGCGCGCTGCATGGGCGTGATCGAGTTGAAGGACATCGTGAAGGGCGGCATCAAGGAACGTTTCGCCGAACTGCGCAAGATGGGCATCAAGACCATCATGGTGACGGGCGACAACCGGCTGACCGCCGCGGCGATTGCCGCCGAAGCGGGGGTGGACGATTTCCTCGCGGAAGTGACGCCCGAGGCGAAGCTGTCGACGATTCGCACGCACCAGGCCGAAGGGCGCCTCGTGGCGATGACCGGCGACGGCACCAACGACGCCCCGGCGCTCGCCCAGGCCGACGTCGCGGTGGCGATGAACACCGGCACGCAGGCCGCGAAAGAAGCGGGCAACATGGTCGACCTCGATTCGAATCCGACCAAGCTGATCGAGATCGTCGAGATCGGCAAGCAGATGCTGATGACGCGTGGCTCGCTCACCACGTTCTCGATTGCCAACGACGTCGCCAAATATTTCGCCATCATCCCGGCGGCATTTGCGACCACCTATCCGCAACTGCGCGTGCTCGACGTGATGCATCTGAGTTCGCCTTCGTCGGCGATTCTGTCGGCGGTGATTTTCAACGCGCTGATTATCGTGGCGCTGATTCCGCTGGCCCTCAAGGGCGTGAAGTACCGGCCGCTCGGCGCTGCGTCGCTGCTGCGCCGCAATCTGCTGATTTACGGACTCGGCGGAATTCTGCTGCCGTTTCCGTTCATCAAGCTGATCGATCTGGTGCTGAACGTGTTCGGCTGGGTTTGACACTAAACAGAGCACATCATGAAAACGCTGATTCGCCCGGTATTCGTCCTTTTCATCCTGATGACCGTGATTACCGGGGTGGTCTATCCCGTCGTCGTGACGGGCCTGGGTCGCGCCGCCTTCGCGGCGCAGGCCAACGGCAGTCTGATCGAGAAGAATGGCAAGCCGGTCGGCTCCGAACTGATCGGCCAGCAGTTCGACGCGCCGTATTATTTCTGGGGACGCCTGTCGGCCACCAGCCCGATGCCGTACAACGCACAGAGTTCGGGTGGTTCGAACCTCGGTCCGACCAACCCCGCGCTCGCCGACGAAATCAAAGGCCGTCTCGATGCATTGAAAGCCGCGGGCAACGACATGTCGCAACCGGTGCCGGTGGATCTGGTGACGTCCTCGGGCAGCGGACTCGACCCGCAGATCAGCCCGGCCGCCGCAGCCTATCAGGCGGCGCGCGTGGCGAAAGCCCGCAGCTTGCCGTTCGATCAGGTGGCCAATCTGATAGCCGCCAATACGTCGGGGCGGCAGTTCGGTATTTTTGGCGAGGCGCGCGTGAACGTGCTGAAGCTCAACCTCGCGCTGGACGATCTCAAGCCCATGCATTGACGTCTCGCGCTCGCGGTCTTTATGAGCGATCCCACCATAACAGTCGTTGTGATCGACGATGACAAAACCATACGCCGTTTCATTCGCACGCACCTCGAAGCGGACGGGATGAGCGTCTTCGATGCGCAAACCGGTGCGCAAGGCCTCGCGCAAGCCGCAACACGGCTCGCGGATCTCGTCATCATCGATCCTGCCTTGACGGATAGAGAGGGCATCGACGTGATCCGGGAGTTGCGCGGCTGGTCTGCGATGCCGGTGATCGTACTGTCGGCGCGTAGCCGCGAGGAAGACAAGGTCGCCGCGCTCGACGCCGGCGCCGACGACTACCTGACCAAACCGTTTGGATTGCCGGAGCTCGGAGCACGGATTCGAGCCCATTTGCGCAGGCAGATTGCTGGCGGGCGGGTCGGTTCGCCGGAGGTCCGTTTCGGGCTGGTGACGGTCGATCTCGCTGAGCGGCGAGTGCTGCGCGACAGCCGTGTCGTTCATCTCAGTCCTACCGAATACCGGCTCCTCGCGGCGCTGGTGCGTCGCCCGGGGCACGTATTGACGCACGAGCAACTGCTCGGCGAAGTATGGGGCCCGTTGCAAATCAATAACCACCACTATCTGCGGATCTACATGGGGCATCTGCGCCACAAGCTCGAACGCGATCCGGCGCGCCCGGAGCACATCGTTACCGAGTCTGGCGTTGGCTACCGGCTGGTCGGCGTGCGTTGAATTTCACGGAATATTTATGCGGGCTGCTGCAATCGTTTCGCGCTCTTTACGACGTGATCCGTATAGTGGGGGGCTGCTTTTTTACTGACATGCCATGACACCGACAAGATCCGCCCTGATATTCAGGGGACTGTGCAAGGTCGTCGCCATCGTTTTCGTCACCAATCAGGTGCTCACGACGCTCTTCACTTACGCCGCCCAGCAACTCGACTCCGCGCTGCCACCCGAAGCTATCTGGATCTTCAGCTGTTTGACGTGCGGGTTGATCACGCTATGGCTGCAGTCCGACGCGCGGCGCGCATTCGGCTTCGCGCGCGAGAAGGGCTTTGTGACAACGGGCGGCGAGGGCAAGCAGGATTTGCAGATCGCCGGGGACTGCCCCAGGCGCTGGCTCGTGATCCTGCATATCGAACTGAATCCTGCTGCGATAGGGGCCTGAGCGCATCGCCGTGGTCAACGAAAAGGTCTCGTACTTTTTACACGGCGTTAATACGGCATTAGCTAAGCTCAAGGTACAAACTGACCGATACCCAGGATTTCCCGATGATACGAATGCTGATCCCTGTCCTCGACCATAGCGGTGCCGTCGAGGCCGCGCGCTACGCCGCGTTCATGTTTCTCGAGCGCGGCGTAACGGAGGTCGAACTACTGGAAGTCCTCGAACCGGTTGGCGAAGGGCGGGCGGCAGCCTTCCACTCGCGTGGTTTCCTCGTGCGCCACGAGAAGCAGGTCATGCTGAAGGCGTTGATCGACGCCCGCACGATTCTCGAAGAAGCCGGCGTGCCCTACCGCTGGAAACGGGTTTTCGGCCACCGCACGAAAGCGATTGCCGAGTACGCGGCCACGACCCGGCCCGACGTGATGGTGATCGACGCCAGCCATATGGGTTTCTTTCGCAGGCTGGCCATGCTGGCGTCGCTGGCAAGGCAAACGGTCACGCCGGTGACGATGGTTCACTGAGTCGGATGATCCGGCGAACGCACTGAATCAGACGATACCGCCGAGTTTTCCGCCCGCCCGATTCGCGAGTATGTACTGCAGTTTGTCGAGCGATAACGGCTTGGTGAGGTGATAGTCGAAACCCGCGGCCAGGGCCCGCGACTTGTCGGATTCCGCCGCATAGCCGGTCAGCGCCACGAGCATGACGTCGTCGAGCCCGCTGTCGGCTCTCACCGCATGGGCGACGTCGAAGCCGTCCATATCCGGCATGCCCACGTCGATAATGGCGACTTCGGGCAAATTCTCCCTGATCAGCCGGACCGCTTCGCGCCCGCTGTCGCACATCGTGACCTGATGTCCTTCGAGTTCCATCAGGATACCCAGGGACTGCAACGCGTCCGCATTGTCGTCCACGAGCAGCAGACGTACAGGCCCGAGACCGGCAGACGGCGGAGTCTCGGCCTTTGGCTGCAACTCGTCGCCCGAGCGCAAGATCGGCAACTTCAACGTAACCGACGTGCCTTTGCCGGTTCCTTCGCTGCGCAGGGAAATCGTGCCGTCGTGCAGTTCGACCATTCGCTTGGCGACGGCGAGACCGATTCCCAAGCCGCCCTCGGCCCGGGCATTACCGCGTGCCGACTGGGCGAAGAGGTCGAAGACGCGTGGCTGGATGGAACTGTCGATGCCAATCCCGTTGTCCTTCACCTCGATGACGACTACCTCCTTGCGCTCCGGTTCCTGCCCGTCCCCGGCGACTCTGACGGCGAGTTCGATCGTGCCGCCGATTGGCGTGTACTTCGCGGCATTGGAAAGAAGGTTGCCAAGCACCTGGCTCAGTCTGACGTGATCCGCCCGCACCGGCACCGGCGTCTCGAGGCCGGTCAGCGTGAGCGAATGCCGCCGCGACTGTATGTGATGCTTCACGGCGGTGACGGCATCGAACGCGATCTCGTTGAGCGAAGTATCGCTGTGCTTGATGGCGAGCTTGCCGTGCTTCAACCGCGCGGCGTCGAGCAGGTCGTCGACCAGGGTTCGCAGATGCCGCATCTGCCGCTGCGCGATGGTCAGAACCTCGACCGCCCTCGCGTTGTCCGCGCACAATTGCTTGGCGGCGCCGACCGCGCTGTCGATCGGAGCCATCGGGTTTCGCAGTTCGTGCCCGAGCATGGCGATGAACTCGCTATGCCGGCGCTCGCTTTCCTCGCCCGTGTCCCGGGTATTGACGGTGGTCAGCGCAGCACCCGCGGAGACGGCGAGGTTCGAGAGTAGACGCACGTCTTCGAGATCGAAGCGGCGCGCCGAGGTGTGCGACATTACCCATATCGCGCCCACGAAGCCGTTGTCGGTCGGGATCGGCACGACCAGACCTTCGGCAATCTCCACACCGGGAAACCGCAAGCCGGGAAAGTGGTCTTGCGGCCGAACGAATAATTGCGGTGCTGCAGATTCCAGTGCCAGCCGGCACGGACATTCGTTCCATGCGGTTGTTTTACCTTGCAAGCCGACGCACGAGCCTGCCACCGCCAGCCAGCGAAACTGCCTGTCCGGATCCGCGCCTTCGACGAGACTGATGCCGGAACTGCCCGCATTGCAAAGCGACAGCGCGGCGTCTGCGATTTCCTGCAAAAGCCGTTCGCGCGATCCCGATTGTGCCCGCGCGAGCCTCAGCAGAATGCCGTTTTCAGCGGCATGATCCGCAGGCCTCGCCGGACGCAAGCCGAGTTCGTCCGTGTGGGCGGGTTTGCTATTGCTTTCCATGACATCGAGTCGCGCTGAGAAAGAGTGAGGGTGAATTGCTGCAATGAGAGCGGCTGTAGAAAGTCCGTTGGCATGCCGGAAGAGATCTCGCTATAACAGAACCTCGCCGTGTACGGTCTGATGGTTTGCGTGATCGACGCCTTGAAGATTGTACGAGGCTTTAGCGAGGAGTGCGCGTGGGTCCGTATTCAACTCATCGCGGTAGCGGGCGCATAAGCGGCAAAGATTCATTCTTACTGGCAAAAAATGCAAACCCGGTATCCGTTGCCGGTATCTACGCTACGCGGGCCTCGTCGTGGCGGCGCAATCGGTATTGGAACCGTGTGTTGTCCTTGCGGAGCGGGAGACCAACCCGTGGGGCATGGATTTTGCAGAAGGGAACGGGCCAACCTTCTGGAGCCGGTTATGCCTACCAAGTCTGTTGCACCCTCGACAACCGACGAACTCGACACCGTTCCGGACACATCGAGCCCCGCCTATGCAGGTCGTCATCCGGTAACGCAGCTATTCGACAGATTCGCGAGCCTCGTTACGCGGTGGGCCGGTTCGCCCGCGGCGTTCTGTCTTGCCGTGTTGACGGTCATTGCATGGATCGTCACGGGGCCCATTTTTCATTATTCCGACGGATGGCAACTGGTCATCAACACCGGCACCACGATCGTCACTTTTCTGATGGTGTTCCTGATTCAGCAGAGTCAGAACAAGGATAGCGTTGCGTTGCACCTGAAACTCAATGAGCTGCTTTCCTCGCATCGGGCCGCGGACAATCATCTCATCGGCATTGAAGACGCGTCGGAAGAAGAACTGCGCAGGCTGGCGGCGGCTTACCTGCGGCTGTCCACGAAGCCTGACGCCGAGCCTACTTCAGGCATGCCGACTTAAGGCGACACCTGCCGTTGGCCCATCTTCCGAGGGTCGCCAAGCTCGCTGTCGGACCAGCCGCCGCCCAGATCGCCGATCAGCGACGCGGCATCGAGCAGCCGCGTTTGCTGCACGTTCAAGGCCGTCTGCTGAAGATTCAACTGAGTGGCTTGCGCCGTCGCAACGGTCGTGAAGTCGACCGTGCCCGCCTGATATTCATTGCGCGCGATTTCGGTGCCGCGCGTCGCGTCGCGCACCGCGCGCTCCAGAACCTCGGCTTGCTGCGCGAGAATACGCAAGCCGGCGAGGTCGTTCTCCACGCCCTGGAATGCCGTCAGAACCGTGCCGCGATAATTGGCGAGGGCCGCGTCGTAAGAGGCTTTTGCCGCGTCGACCTGCGCGCTGCGCTGCCCGCCGTCGAAAAGCGTCTCGCTCGCCTGGCCGCCCAACGACCAGACATAATTGGCGATGTGCAGCAGGCCCGCCAACGGCGACTGCGTGAAGCCATCCAGCGCCGATAGAGAAATCGTCGGGTAATACGCTGCGACGGCCACGCCGATCGCGGCATTCTGCGCGGCCATCTGGCGCTCGGCGGCGGCAATATCGGGCCGGCGCTGCAATAGCGTGGACGGTAGGCTGACCGGAACGGACGGCAACGTGGGCAGCGTGGTATTCGTGGGTACGTCCAGTGCTTCCGGATTCCTGCCGACCAGCACGGCGATCGCATGAACGTATTGAGCACGCGCGACGCCCAGTGCAATCAGACTCGATTGGGCCGACTCCAGTTGCGTCTGCGCGCTCACCAGATCGGAAGGCGGCACGGTGCCGGCCTTGTCCTGCTCGGCGACCACACGCAACGATTGCTCGAACGCATCCACGGTATGAGTGAGCAGGTCGATATTCGCATCCGTTACGCGCAGATCGATCACCGCGTTCGCCAGCGCGATCTGCTCGGAGAGCGTGGCGTTGGCGAGCGTCGCCTGGCTCGCCTGCGCCGTGGCTGCGCTTTGCTCGATGTCGCGGCGCACGAGACCCCACAAGTCGGGCGCCCAGCTCGCGTTGGCTTCGAGCGAGCCGGCGTTGTTGATGCGCTGGAAGCTGCTCGCGCCCCCTCCGCCGGCCAGCAGGCTGCTGCTCAGATTGCCTGTAGCCGAACGTTCACGGGTGGCCGATCCGTTTATGCCAATGGTCGGGAACAGCGCGCTGCGCGCGAGCCGCACTTCGGCCAGTGCCTGCTGGTAGTTCGCATAGTCCTGGCGCACGGTCTGGTTCGACACCGAGACGAGCGGCTCGAGCTCATCGAGGAGCGGGTCGTTGAAGGCCGTCCACCAGTCTCCTTTCGGGCGCTCGGCGGCGGGCTGCGCCTCGATCCAGCCAGGCAGTTCCTTCCACGCGGCGGGCGTGGCGACGGGCGGGCGATGGTAGTCGGGGCCGACCATGCAGCCGCCCGTCAACACAGCCGATAACGCCAGCAATGCGCCGGCCAGTCTGGTGGGGAAGATCGTCTTCATCATGCGCTCGTGTCCGGTGCGTCGTCGCGGCGATTCCACGGCAGGCGCGCTGACCATCTCGCGAGCCGCGCGCGCAGCCGGTCGAGGTACAGGTAGATCACCGGCGTCGTGTACAACGTGAAAACCTGGCTCACGAGCAGGCCGCCCATGACCGTTACGCCGAGCGGCTGGCGCAGCGACGCGCCCTGGCCGATGCCGATCGCAAGCGGCACCGCGCCCAGCACGGCGGCTGCGGTCGTCATCATGATCGGGCGCAGCCGCACCACCGCGGCCTGGTGAATCGCATCGCGCGCATTCAGGCCTTCCTCGCGTTGCAGCTGGATCGCGACGTCGACCATCATGATGCCGTTTTTCTTGACGATACCGATCAGCAGAATGATGCCGATCATCGCGATCACCGAAAAGGGCGTGCCGAAGATCAGCAACGCGAGCGTCGCGCCGATGCCCGCCGACGGCAGCGTGGACAGGATCGTGAGCGGGTGCACCGTATTCTCGTACAGCACGCCGAGCACGATATAGACGACGACCAGCGCGGCGAGAATCAGCAGCGGCACGGCGCCCATCGACTGCGCATAGGCTTGCGCGGCGCCCGCGAACGCGCCATGCACCGAAGCGGGCATGCCGATGTCGCGCTCGGCCTGCGCAATGAGCTGGCCGGCCTCGCTCAGCGATCCGCCGGCCGGCAGATTGAACGAGATGGTGCCGGCCACGAGCCCGCTCTGATGGTTCACCTGGGTCGCGGTGTGGCTGTTCGAGAAGGTCATCATCGCGGCAAGCGGCACCATCGTTTCGGCTGCGGTGCTATCCGCGCTGCCGCTGGAATTGCCGCCCTTGCTGTTCGAGATGCTGTTGGTCTGCTGGTTCGCTTCGGCGTCGGCGTTCAGGGAGTTCGTATTCGCGCTGGTGCTCGACGCGCTGCTCACGGCCATCGCCTGCTGCACGGCTTTGACGGTGGCGCTGGACATCTGCGTCTGCTGCGTGCCGCTCGGGTTGCCGGCGGACGTGCTGAGGAAAATCTGGTTGAGCGCCTGCGGATATTGCCAGTAGGCGGGTGCAACCTCCATCACGACAAAGTACTGATTGAGCGGGTTGTAGATGGTCGACACGGTGCGCTGTCCGAACGCGTCGTACAGCACGTTGTCGATCTGGTTCGGCTGGAAGCCGTAGCGCGTGGCGGTCGCGCGGTTGAAGTTCACATAGGTCTGCAAGCCGTTCTGCTGCAGATCCGAATTCACGTCCTCCAGTTTTGCACGGTATTTGCCGAGTTCGGTGACGAGTTTCGGCACCCAGGTGAAGAGCGCGTTCGCATCGTCGCTGGAGAGGGTGTACTGGTATTCGGCCGCGGCCTGGCGCCCGCCGATCTGCAGATCCTGCTGCGCCTGCAGGAAGAGCCGGGCGCCCGAGACGGCATTGAGTTTGGGGCGTAGCCGGTTGACCACCTCGGTGGCCGACAGATGGCGTTGCGCGAGCGGTTTCAGTTCGATGAACACATTGGCCGTGTTCAGTGCGCGCCCCCCGGTGAAACCCGCCACCGACGCCACCGCCGGATCCTGCTTCACGATTGCCTGCAATTGCGCGAGCTTCTTTTCCATGGCGTTGAACGAGACGCTCTGGTCGGCGATGATCTGGCCGATCAGGATGCCGGTGTCCTGCTCCGGAAAGAACGTCCCGGGCAGCAGCCGGACCAGGAACACGTTGAGCACGAGCAGGCCGATCAGCAGCAGGACGACCGCGAGCGCATGGTCGAGCGCCGCCGCCAGCGAGCGCGCATAGGCCTGTTTGAAGCGCTCGAACTGAGCCTCGACCCAATACGCCCAGCGCGACTGCAGATGCATCGTGCGCTCGCGGCTGAGCAGGTAGGCGCACATGACCGGCGTGATGGTCAGCGAAATGAGCAGAGACAGCAGGATCGCAATCGAGAGCGTGACAGCGAACTCGTGAAACAGCAGCCCGACAATGCCCGGCATCAGCAGGATTGGCAGAAACACCGCGATCAGCGAGAGGCTCATCGAGATCACCGTGAAGCCGACCTCGGCGCTGCCGCGCAGCGCGGCTTCCTTCGGATCGAGACCGGCTTCGAGATGCCGCACGATGTTCTCCAGCACCACCACGGCGTCGTCGACCACGAAGCCGGTGCCGATCGTCAGCGCCATCAGCGAGAGATTGTCGATGCTATAGCCGAGCAGATACATCGGTCCGAACGAGCCGACGATCGAGAGCGGCAGCGCGACCGCCGGAATCAGCGTGGCGCGCGGCGACAGCAGGAACACGAACACCACGCCCACCACCAGCAGCACCGCGATGAACAGTGTGCGCTCGGTGTCGGCCACCGAAGCGCGCACCGACTCTGAGCGGTCGATGGCAACGTTCACGTGGATCGCGCTCGGCAACGCGGCTTCGATGATCGGCAGGCGCGAGCGGATCTGCTCGACCGTCTGCACCACGTTGCTGCCCGGCGTCGGATAGACGATCACGAGCACCGCCGACTTGCCGTTGTAGAGTCCGGCGTTGCGGATGTTCTCGTTCGAATCGCGCACCTGAGCGACATCGCGCAGCAGGACGGGTGCGCCGTCGCGATAGGCGATCACCACGTCGCGATACGGCGCGGCCTTGCTGATCTGATCGTTCGACGTGACCACATAGCGCTGCTCGCCCTGGTCGATGTGGCCTTTCGCGCTATTCGCGTTCGCCGCGCCGATCGCGGCGCGCACGTCTTCCAGGCCGATGCCGTAGCTGTTCAGCTTGCCCGGTTCCAACTCGACGCGCACCGACGGCAACGCGCCGCCGCCCAGCGTGATCTGCCCGACGCCGTCGACCTGCGACAACTGCTGCTGGATCACCGAATCGGCGGAGTCGTAGAGCTGCGCTTTGGTCAGCGTGTCGGAGGTCAGCGCGAGCACCATGATCGGTGCGCCGGCCGGGTTGTACTGGCGATACGTCGGGTTGCTGCGCAGCGTGGTCGGCAGATCGGCGCGCGCGGCCTGGATGGCGGCCTGTACGTCGCGCGCCGCGCCGTTGATATCGCGGTTCAGACCGAACACGACGATGATCATCGACGAGCCAACGTAACTGATCGAGGTCAGCTGGTTCACGTCGGCGATGGTGGCGAGGCGCCGCTCCAGCGGCTCGGAGACGGTCGCGGCCATGGTTTCCGGGCTCGCGCCCGCCATGTTCGCCTGCAGCGCGATTACCGGAAACGCGATGT harbors:
- a CDS encoding response regulator, whose translation is MSDPTITVVVIDDDKTIRRFIRTHLEADGMSVFDAQTGAQGLAQAATRLADLVIIDPALTDREGIDVIRELRGWSAMPVIVLSARSREEDKVAALDAGADDYLTKPFGLPELGARIRAHLRRQIAGGRVGSPEVRFGLVTVDLAERRVLRDSRVVHLSPTEYRLLAALVRRPGHVLTHEQLLGEVWGPLQINNHHYLRIYMGHLRHKLERDPARPEHIVTESGVGYRLVGVR
- the kdpB gene encoding potassium-transporting ATPase subunit KdpB, yielding MFDPAIARPALVDSFRKLAPRHQLRNPVMFCVYVGSILTTVLWIAALGGQAEAAAGFILAIALWLWFTVLFANFAEALAEGRSKAQAASLRGAKRDVMAKKLQDTHPKSPIRVTTATDLRKGDIVLVESGDVIPADGEVIEGVASVDESAITGESAPVIRESGGDFSSVTGGTRVLSDWIVVRVSVNPGEAFLDRMIAMVEGAKRQKTPNEIALTILLVALTLVLLFATATLLPFSMFSVEAAKAGHVVTITALVALLVCLIPTTIGGLLSAIGVAGMSRMMQANVIATSGRAVEAAGDVDVLLLDKTGTITLGNRQASAFTPAPGISEEMLADAAQLSSLADETPEGRSIVVLAKQRFNIRERDMHALQATFLAFSAQSRMSGVDLPDRQIRKGAADAIRNYVEAHGGRFPPELTAAVTDIARRGSTPLVVAQQSSAESGARCMGVIELKDIVKGGIKERFAELRKMGIKTIMVTGDNRLTAAAIAAEAGVDDFLAEVTPEAKLSTIRTHQAEGRLVAMTGDGTNDAPALAQADVAVAMNTGTQAAKEAGNMVDLDSNPTKLIEIVEIGKQMLMTRGSLTTFSIANDVAKYFAIIPAAFATTYPQLRVLDVMHLSSPSSAILSAVIFNALIIVALIPLALKGVKYRPLGAASLLRRNLLIYGLGGILLPFPFIKLIDLVLNVFGWV
- a CDS encoding hybrid sensor histidine kinase/response regulator, producing the protein MESNSKPAHTDELGLRPARPADHAAENGILLRLARAQSGSRERLLQEIADAALSLCNAGSSGISLVEGADPDRQFRWLAVAGSCVGLQGKTTAWNECPCRLALESAAPQLFVRPQDHFPGLRFPGVEIAEGLVVPIPTDNGFVGAIWVMSHTSARRFDLEDVRLLSNLAVSAGAALTTVNTRDTGEESERRHSEFIAMLGHELRNPMAPIDSAVGAAKQLCADNARAVEVLTIAQRQMRHLRTLVDDLLDAARLKHGKLAIKHSDTSLNEIAFDAVTAVKHHIQSRRHSLTLTGLETPVPVRADHVRLSQVLGNLLSNAAKYTPIGGTIELAVRVAGDGQEPERKEVVVIEVKDNGIGIDSSIQPRVFDLFAQSARGNARAEGGLGIGLAVAKRMVELHDGTISLRSEGTGKGTSVTLKLPILRSGDELQPKAETPPSAGLGPVRLLLVDDNADALQSLGILMELEGHQVTMCDSGREAVRLIRENLPEVAIIDVGMPDMDGFDVAHAVRADSGLDDVMLVALTGYAAESDKSRALAAGFDYHLTKPLSLDKLQYILANRAGGKLGGIV
- a CDS encoding low affinity iron permease family protein — translated: MPTKSVAPSTTDELDTVPDTSSPAYAGRHPVTQLFDRFASLVTRWAGSPAAFCLAVLTVIAWIVTGPIFHYSDGWQLVINTGTTIVTFLMVFLIQQSQNKDSVALHLKLNELLSSHRAADNHLIGIEDASEEELRRLAAAYLRLSTKPDAEPTSGMPT
- a CDS encoding efflux RND transporter permease subunit, with amino-acid sequence MNISALFIRRPVATALLAIAILISGALAYFRLPVAPLPNIAFPVIALQANMAGASPETMAATVSEPLERRLATIADVNQLTSISYVGSSMIIVVFGLNRDINGAARDVQAAIQAARADLPTTLRSNPTYRQYNPAGAPIMVLALTSDTLTKAQLYDSADSVIQQQLSQVDGVGQITLGGGALPSVRVELEPGKLNSYGIGLEDVRAAIGAANANSAKGHIDQGEQRYVVTSNDQISKAAPYRDVVIAYRDGAPVLLRDVAQVRDSNENIRNAGLYNGKSAVLVIVYPTPGSNVVQTVEQIRSRLPIIEAALPSAIHVNVAIDRSESVRASVADTERTLFIAVLLVVGVVFVFLLSPRATLIPAVALPLSIVGSFGPMYLLGYSIDNLSLMALTIGTGFVVDDAVVVLENIVRHLEAGLDPKEAALRGSAEVGFTVISMSLSLIAVFLPILLMPGIVGLLFHEFAVTLSIAILLSLLISLTITPVMCAYLLSRERTMHLQSRWAYWVEAQFERFKQAYARSLAAALDHALAVVLLLIGLLVLNVFLVRLLPGTFFPEQDTGILIGQIIADQSVSFNAMEKKLAQLQAIVKQDPAVASVAGFTGGRALNTANVFIELKPLAQRHLSATEVVNRLRPKLNAVSGARLFLQAQQDLQIGGRQAAAEYQYTLSSDDANALFTWVPKLVTELGKYRAKLEDVNSDLQQNGLQTYVNFNRATATRYGFQPNQIDNVLYDAFGQRTVSTIYNPLNQYFVVMEVAPAYWQYPQALNQIFLSTSAGNPSGTQQTQMSSATVKAVQQAMAVSSASSTSANTNSLNADAEANQQTNSISNSKGGNSSGSADSTAAETMVPLAAMMTFSNSHTATQVNHQSGLVAGTISFNLPAGGSLSEAGQLIAQAERDIGMPASVHGAFAGAAQAYAQSMGAVPLLILAALVVVYIVLGVLYENTVHPLTILSTLPSAGIGATLALLIFGTPFSVIAMIGIILLIGIVKKNGIMMVDVAIQLQREEGLNARDAIHQAAVVRLRPIMMTTAAAVLGAVPLAIGIGQGASLRQPLGVTVMGGLLVSQVFTLYTTPVIYLYLDRLRARLARWSARLPWNRRDDAPDTSA
- a CDS encoding efflux transporter outer membrane subunit, which produces MMKTIFPTRLAGALLALSAVLTGGCMVGPDYHRPPVATPAAWKELPGWIEAQPAAERPKGDWWTAFNDPLLDELEPLVSVSNQTVRQDYANYQQALAEVRLARSALFPTIGINGSATRERSATGNLSSSLLAGGGGASSFQRINNAGSLEANASWAPDLWGLVRRDIEQSAATAQASQATLANATLSEQIALANAVIDLRVTDANIDLLTHTVDAFEQSLRVVAEQDKAGTVPPSDLVSAQTQLESAQSSLIALGVARAQYVHAIAVLVGRNPEALDVPTNTTLPTLPSVPVSLPSTLLQRRPDIAAAERQMAAQNAAIGVAVAAYYPTISLSALDGFTQSPLAGLLHIANYVWSLGGQASETLFDGGQRSAQVDAAKASYDAALANYRGTVLTAFQGVENDLAGLRILAQQAEVLERAVRDATRGTEIARNEYQAGTVDFTTVATAQATQLNLQQTALNVQQTRLLDAASLIGDLGGGWSDSELGDPRKMGQRQVSP
- the kdpC gene encoding potassium-transporting ATPase subunit KdpC — encoded protein: MKTLIRPVFVLFILMTVITGVVYPVVVTGLGRAAFAAQANGSLIEKNGKPVGSELIGQQFDAPYYFWGRLSATSPMPYNAQSSGGSNLGPTNPALADEIKGRLDALKAAGNDMSQPVPVDLVTSSGSGLDPQISPAAAAYQAARVAKARSLPFDQVANLIAANTSGRQFGIFGEARVNVLKLNLALDDLKPMH
- a CDS encoding universal stress protein, with the translated sequence MLIPVLDHSGAVEAARYAAFMFLERGVTEVELLEVLEPVGEGRAAAFHSRGFLVRHEKQVMLKALIDARTILEEAGVPYRWKRVFGHRTKAIAEYAATTRPDVMVIDASHMGFFRRLAMLASLARQTVTPVTMVH